One region of Flavobacterium sp. GSB-24 genomic DNA includes:
- a CDS encoding LysR family transcriptional regulator, which translates to MDLQQIKYFLALSRELHFWNTAGKMNITQSALSRQIQSLENQLGVQLFERNKRNVKLTAAGQFLKEKWEVEMSKLEFIHQSARQIQLGESGTITISHPDSISASLMPDILSRISNAFPKLKIKLVQVLYENQQEYLQNYKIDLAITRDINNSRDIRSEKIHTDNLAIVVPENHPYQTVEDLTKETLASQKFILPTNDEGSSYSDLIQRLFNSFENAPEVYLHSEFGSAIIALVRKGLGIAILPDSYLFHEISGIRFIKLPLETDLYINWRTEDHNPVLANVLKLILP; encoded by the coding sequence ATGGACTTACAGCAAATTAAATATTTTCTAGCTTTATCACGCGAACTTCATTTTTGGAATACCGCCGGCAAAATGAATATTACCCAATCTGCGTTGAGCCGTCAGATTCAGTCTCTCGAAAATCAGCTCGGCGTTCAGTTGTTTGAACGTAACAAACGCAATGTTAAACTCACAGCAGCCGGCCAGTTTTTAAAAGAAAAATGGGAAGTCGAAATGAGTAAACTCGAATTTATTCATCAGTCGGCACGCCAGATTCAGTTAGGCGAGAGCGGTACTATTACTATTTCGCATCCCGATTCTATTTCGGCTTCGCTTATGCCTGATATTTTGTCCCGTATTTCGAATGCTTTTCCAAAACTAAAAATCAAATTGGTCCAAGTTCTGTATGAAAATCAGCAGGAATATCTCCAAAATTATAAAATCGATTTGGCTATTACCAGAGATATTAATAATTCGCGTGATATTCGATCAGAAAAAATCCATACCGATAATTTGGCGATTGTAGTTCCTGAAAACCATCCGTATCAAACTGTCGAAGATCTTACCAAAGAAACACTTGCTTCTCAAAAGTTCATATTGCCAACTAACGATGAAGGCAGCAGTTACAGCGATTTAATACAACGATTATTCAATTCTTTTGAAAATGCACCAGAAGTATATCTTCATTCTGAATTCGGTTCTGCAATTATTGCCTTGGTTCGAAAAGGACTCGGAATTGCAATTCTTCCAGATTCTTATCTTTTCCATGAAATTTCTGGTATTCGATTTATAAAACTTCCTTTAGAAACTGATTTGTATATCAATTGGAGAACCGAAGATCATAATCCTGTATTAGCCAATGTTTTAAAGCTGATTCTACCGTAA
- a CDS encoding GNAT family N-acetyltransferase yields the protein MKFSHTIKSFEEFTNQELYQMLRLRSEVFVVEQNCPYLDLDNKDQKSFHLLYYVNEQLAGCTRLLPAGLSYDEIAIGRVVIDKTHRGLGLGVKIMEASIAGCQEKFGEGPIRISAQYHLSKFYQSVGFVEQGEVYDEDGIPHIEMLRA from the coding sequence ATGAAATTTAGCCATACCATTAAATCATTTGAGGAATTCACCAATCAGGAACTATATCAAATGTTACGTTTACGGAGTGAAGTTTTTGTTGTCGAACAAAACTGTCCTTATTTAGATTTAGACAATAAAGACCAAAAGAGTTTTCATCTTTTATATTATGTAAATGAACAATTAGCGGGCTGTACACGTTTACTCCCTGCAGGTTTATCATATGACGAAATAGCAATTGGAAGAGTTGTGATTGACAAAACACATCGTGGATTGGGTTTAGGAGTAAAAATTATGGAAGCTTCGATTGCAGGCTGTCAGGAAAAATTTGGCGAAGGCCCAATTCGAATCAGCGCTCAATATCATTTGTCGAAATTTTACCAATCAGTTGGATTTGTTGAGCAAGGCGAAGTTTATGATGAAGACGGAATTCCGCATATCGAGATGCTCCGAGCTTAA
- a CDS encoding multidrug efflux SMR transporter, producing MNWIILIIAGLFEVAFAACLGKAKETTGTEMYYWYIGFFISLTLSMLLLMKATETLPLGTAYAVWTGIGAVGTVLVGIFVFKEPAAFWRLFFLATLVGSIVGLKAVSH from the coding sequence ATGAACTGGATTATTTTAATCATTGCAGGCTTATTTGAAGTAGCTTTTGCAGCTTGTCTGGGAAAGGCAAAAGAAACTACAGGAACAGAAATGTACTATTGGTATATTGGATTTTTTATTTCCTTAACCCTGAGCATGCTTTTGCTGATGAAAGCCACAGAAACACTTCCGCTTGGAACTGCGTATGCGGTATGGACAGGAATTGGCGCAGTTGGAACGGTACTAGTCGGTATTTTTGTTTTTAAAGAACCTGCAGCTTTCTGGAGATTATTCTTTTTGGCAACTTTAGTAGGTTCTATTGTTGGTTTAAAAGCGGTTTCTCACTAA
- a CDS encoding Crp/Fnr family transcriptional regulator, translating to MDIAHILDHIYKLPEHSKLALENNVREMTFPKGHILLKANKIESNIYFIKKGLVRAFIERDNEVTFWFGKEGETVISMKSYVEEQPGYETIELLEDCELYELKTENLRNLFNEDVHIANWGRKFAEKELIKTEERLISKQFKNASERYLELMKDHPELLQRVQLGHIASYLGITQVSLSRIRAELK from the coding sequence ATGGATATTGCCCATATTCTTGATCATATTTACAAACTTCCCGAGCATTCTAAACTGGCTTTAGAAAATAATGTCCGAGAAATGACTTTTCCTAAAGGTCATATTTTACTGAAAGCCAATAAAATAGAATCAAATATTTATTTTATAAAAAAAGGATTGGTCAGAGCATTTATTGAAAGGGATAATGAAGTAACTTTTTGGTTTGGAAAAGAAGGCGAAACCGTAATTTCAATGAAAAGTTATGTCGAAGAACAGCCTGGATATGAAACGATTGAACTTCTGGAGGACTGCGAATTGTACGAATTAAAGACAGAAAACCTTAGAAACCTCTTTAACGAAGATGTCCATATTGCGAACTGGGGACGAAAATTTGCTGAAAAAGAATTAATAAAAACAGAAGAACGTTTGATTTCCAAACAATTCAAAAATGCATCAGAACGTTATCTCGAACTCATGAAAGATCATCCGGAACTGCTTCAAAGAGTACAATTAGGACATATTGCTTCTTATCTGGGCATTACGCAAGTCAGTTTAAGCCGAATAAGAGCGGAATTAAAATAA
- a CDS encoding TolC family protein, with translation MKEILNQYKNANTQFLRTTKSAVIITGVLLLTACSAPKVSDKLTAAKLPENFDAKRKDSINNTSPFIPLKTETFFKDPKLEQLLKKAIAQNPDYLIMQERILIANSHLKVAKLALLPSLDLVADASGTRYGKYTMDGVGNFDTNFSQNISDKQRINEDLTPNLFLGGKVSWEADIWGKLSNRKKAAQQRYFASQAGMRLLQTRLLSDVADLYFKLIALDKQAAIYDKNLTTQERALDIVSAQRSVGKATELAVQQFNAQNNNIHAQASELKLSIDQTEKALLTLLGEYGGKIDRSSDFLSGHLEVLNQKISVDSIIHKRPDVAEAYFELLASNADAKSARAAFFPTLNLGGYAGFNSFSFNTFFDAGSFAWQILGGLTAPVFNKAQIKQEFYVSNRRQEISFLQYQNTITTAFNELSALLHRNEAFEDVLKYKLKEIDHLEIAVNVSNDLYLSGYANYLEIINAQKNKLQAELDFVDIQLRNANSQVLLYKALGGGIN, from the coding sequence ATGAAAGAGATATTAAATCAATATAAAAATGCTAATACGCAGTTTTTAAGGACAACCAAAAGTGCGGTTATAATAACTGGAGTTTTACTTTTAACGGCATGTTCTGCGCCAAAAGTCAGTGATAAATTGACTGCTGCAAAACTTCCTGAGAATTTTGACGCGAAGAGAAAAGACAGTATAAATAATACTTCGCCTTTTATTCCATTAAAAACGGAAACCTTTTTTAAAGATCCAAAATTAGAGCAGTTACTAAAAAAAGCAATCGCTCAAAATCCGGATTATTTAATTATGCAGGAAAGGATATTGATTGCCAATTCGCATTTAAAAGTGGCAAAATTAGCCCTTCTCCCTTCTTTAGATCTAGTCGCAGATGCTTCTGGAACGCGTTATGGAAAATATACAATGGATGGAGTTGGTAATTTTGATACCAATTTTTCACAAAATATCAGCGACAAGCAAAGAATTAATGAAGACCTTACTCCTAACCTTTTTCTAGGCGGAAAAGTTTCGTGGGAAGCTGATATTTGGGGAAAACTGAGCAACCGTAAGAAAGCAGCACAGCAAAGATATTTTGCTTCTCAGGCAGGAATGCGATTATTGCAGACCCGCCTTTTAAGCGACGTCGCCGATTTGTATTTCAAGCTTATTGCCTTAGACAAACAAGCTGCGATTTACGATAAAAACCTCACAACCCAAGAAAGAGCACTTGATATAGTTTCGGCTCAAAGATCGGTTGGAAAAGCTACGGAATTAGCTGTACAGCAGTTTAATGCGCAAAATAATAACATCCATGCCCAAGCTTCGGAATTGAAATTAAGCATCGACCAAACCGAAAAAGCTTTGTTGACGCTTTTGGGTGAATACGGCGGAAAAATCGATCGAAGCAGTGACTTTTTATCCGGACATTTAGAAGTTTTAAACCAAAAAATAAGTGTAGATTCTATTATTCATAAAAGACCAGACGTTGCCGAAGCATACTTCGAATTATTAGCCAGCAACGCCGATGCAAAATCCGCACGTGCTGCCTTTTTCCCAACCTTAAATTTAGGCGGCTATGCAGGTTTCAATTCATTTTCTTTTAATACATTTTTTGATGCTGGATCTTTTGCCTGGCAGATATTAGGCGGTTTAACAGCTCCTGTTTTCAATAAAGCACAAATTAAACAGGAATTTTACGTTTCTAACCGAAGACAGGAAATTTCGTTTCTTCAATATCAAAATACAATCACAACTGCTTTCAACGAATTGAGCGCTTTATTGCATAGAAATGAAGCTTTTGAAGATGTTTTGAAATACAAATTGAAAGAAATCGATCATCTTGAAATTGCTGTAAACGTTTCTAACGATTTGTATTTAAGCGGTTATGCCAATTATCTCGAAATCATTAATGCGCAGAAAAACAAACTGCAGGCAGAACTTGATTTTGTTGACATTCAATTGCGAAATGCCAATTCTCAAGTATTATTGTACAAAGCTTTAGGCGGAGGAATTAATTAG
- a CDS encoding efflux RND transporter permease subunit, with product MIELFIKRKILSLIISVMIVLLGLLALFQLPITQFPDIVPPSVTVTAKYTGANAEVSANAVALPLERAINGVPGMTYMSTVTSNDGLTLIQVFFEVGTDPDLAAVNVQNRVTTILDELPEEVIRAGVTTEKEVNSMLMYLNITSTDKTQDEQFIFNFTDINILQELKRIDGVGRAEIMGQKEYSMRVWLDPQKMLSYNISANEVISSLQKQNISAAPGKVGEGSGQLDNQLQYVIKYGGKFFEPKQYEEIALRANPDGTILRLKDISNIEFGSMSYGMVSKTDGKPSASIMLKQRPGSNASEVIASVKEKMTELKGTSFPPGMEFNIAYDVSRFLDASIHEVLRTLIEAFLLVAFVVFIFLQDWRSTLIPVLAVPVALIGSFTFMSMMGFSINLLTLFALVLSIGIVVDNAIVVVEAVHVKISEEHMAPLEATISAMKEITGAVIAITIVMAAVFIPVAFLSGPVGVFYRQFSLTMAISIVISGINALTLTPALCAIMLKAHDPNKEKKSLLDRFFHRFNNWFDNVTSKYIKVLVKFADRTSVTVGLLVLFCLFTWGTSKFLPSGFIPSEDQGMVYVSVTTPQGATVERTEKVLDEVTKAAKGIQGVDNVTTLAGYSIVTEIAGASYGMGMINLKDWSDRDISVNEFIALLSEKTKGISDAQIEIFAPPTVPGFGNTSGFELRLLDKSGGSITNTDEVTKNFIKELNASPEIQNSFTSFDATFPQYLIHIDYDQAAKKGISVDNAMATLQTMLGSFYATNFIRFSQMYKVMVQASPQFRKNPESILDMYLKNDAGEMVPFSTFIKLERVYGPEVLTRYNMYMSAMINGEPAEGFSSGEAIAAVEKIAAEKLPSRFELEWSGMTREEILSGNQTIYIFALCILFVYLLLAAQYESLLLPFPVLLSLPVGVFGSYLALLMVGLDNNIYAQVALVMLIGLLAKNAILIVEFAMAQNKIGRDITEAAIEGARLRFRPILMTSFAFISGLIPLCIASGAGAVGNRSIGTAAAGGMLIGTLFGLVIIPGLYILFAKLEKAMNKSKA from the coding sequence ATGATAGAGTTATTTATCAAAAGAAAAATATTGTCATTAATCATCTCGGTTATGATAGTTCTTTTGGGATTACTGGCTTTGTTCCAGCTTCCCATTACCCAATTCCCAGATATTGTACCGCCTTCTGTAACCGTAACAGCCAAATATACAGGAGCAAACGCAGAGGTTTCTGCCAACGCCGTCGCCCTTCCGCTCGAAAGAGCCATAAATGGTGTGCCGGGAATGACGTATATGTCGACCGTAACTTCTAATGACGGTTTAACCTTAATTCAGGTTTTCTTCGAAGTTGGAACCGATCCCGATTTAGCGGCTGTAAACGTGCAGAACCGTGTAACAACTATATTGGATGAACTTCCCGAAGAGGTAATTCGTGCGGGTGTTACAACCGAAAAAGAGGTGAACAGTATGCTGATGTACTTGAACATTACGAGTACAGACAAAACTCAGGATGAGCAGTTTATCTTCAACTTTACAGATATTAATATCCTGCAGGAATTAAAACGTATTGATGGTGTCGGACGTGCCGAAATTATGGGGCAAAAAGAATATTCTATGCGTGTCTGGCTGGATCCGCAAAAGATGCTTTCTTATAATATTTCGGCAAATGAGGTAATCAGTTCACTTCAAAAACAAAACATTTCTGCTGCACCTGGTAAAGTGGGCGAAGGATCTGGACAGCTTGATAATCAGTTACAATACGTAATTAAATATGGAGGGAAATTCTTTGAACCGAAACAATACGAAGAAATTGCGCTAAGAGCCAATCCAGATGGAACAATCTTAAGATTAAAAGATATTTCGAATATAGAATTTGGTTCGATGAGTTACGGAATGGTTTCTAAAACCGACGGAAAACCTTCGGCATCCATCATGTTGAAACAACGTCCGGGTTCTAACGCTTCTGAAGTTATTGCGAGCGTAAAAGAAAAAATGACTGAATTAAAAGGAACTTCTTTCCCTCCGGGAATGGAATTTAATATTGCCTATGACGTTTCCCGTTTTCTTGATGCTTCTATTCATGAAGTTTTAAGAACTTTGATCGAAGCCTTTCTTTTAGTAGCCTTTGTAGTTTTTATTTTCCTGCAAGATTGGAGATCTACTTTAATTCCAGTATTGGCAGTACCTGTCGCGCTTATTGGTTCGTTTACTTTTATGTCGATGATGGGATTCTCGATCAACTTACTGACTCTTTTTGCTTTGGTACTTTCCATCGGAATTGTAGTCGATAACGCTATTGTCGTCGTCGAGGCCGTTCACGTCAAAATTTCCGAAGAACATATGGCACCGCTTGAAGCCACCATAAGTGCCATGAAAGAAATTACAGGTGCCGTAATTGCTATTACAATTGTTATGGCTGCTGTATTTATTCCCGTTGCATTTTTGAGCGGTCCGGTTGGGGTTTTCTACAGGCAGTTCTCTTTGACAATGGCAATTAGTATTGTCATTTCTGGAATTAACGCCCTTACCCTTACTCCTGCCCTTTGTGCGATTATGCTAAAAGCGCATGATCCGAATAAAGAAAAGAAATCATTATTAGATCGTTTTTTCCATAGATTCAATAATTGGTTTGATAATGTAACTTCAAAATATATTAAAGTATTAGTAAAGTTTGCCGACAGAACTTCGGTTACTGTTGGTTTACTGGTTCTTTTCTGTCTTTTTACTTGGGGAACAAGCAAATTTTTACCGTCAGGATTTATTCCGTCTGAAGATCAGGGAATGGTTTACGTAAGTGTTACAACACCCCAGGGTGCAACTGTAGAACGTACCGAAAAAGTATTGGATGAAGTAACTAAAGCGGCCAAAGGAATTCAAGGCGTCGATAACGTAACTACACTTGCAGGATACAGCATCGTGACTGAAATTGCCGGAGCTTCTTACGGCATGGGAATGATCAACCTAAAAGACTGGAGCGATCGTGATATTTCTGTAAATGAATTTATTGCGCTTCTCAGCGAAAAAACAAAAGGCATTTCTGATGCACAGATTGAAATATTTGCACCGCCAACCGTTCCTGGTTTTGGTAATACCAGCGGCTTCGAACTTCGATTACTGGATAAATCCGGCGGAAGCATTACGAATACGGATGAAGTGACGAAAAACTTTATTAAAGAATTAAATGCTTCGCCAGAAATACAAAACTCTTTTACCAGTTTTGACGCCACTTTCCCGCAGTATTTAATTCATATTGATTACGATCAGGCGGCTAAAAAAGGAATTTCAGTAGACAATGCAATGGCAACCTTGCAGACGATGTTAGGTTCTTTTTATGCGACCAATTTTATCCGTTTTTCTCAAATGTATAAAGTAATGGTACAGGCAAGTCCGCAGTTTAGAAAAAATCCTGAAAGTATTTTGGATATGTACCTAAAAAATGATGCTGGCGAAATGGTACCGTTCTCCACTTTTATCAAATTAGAAAGAGTTTACGGTCCAGAAGTACTTACACGATATAATATGTACATGTCGGCAATGATTAACGGAGAACCTGCAGAAGGCTTCAGTTCTGGAGAAGCAATTGCTGCCGTAGAAAAAATCGCTGCAGAAAAACTCCCAAGCCGTTTTGAACTGGAATGGTCTGGTATGACGCGTGAAGAAATTTTATCAGGAAACCAAACCATTTACATTTTTGCGCTTTGTATACTATTCGTATACTTATTATTGGCCGCACAATACGAAAGTTTACTGCTTCCGTTTCCTGTATTATTAAGTCTTCCTGTGGGAGTTTTTGGTTCTTATCTTGCCCTTTTGATGGTTGGATTAGACAATAACATTTACGCGCAGGTAGCACTCGTCATGCTGATTGGTCTGCTCGCCAAAAATGCGATTCTAATTGTAGAATTTGCAATGGCACAAAACAAAATAGGAAGAGATATTACAGAAGCCGCGATTGAAGGTGCCAGACTTCGTTTCAGACCAATTTTGATGACTTCTTTTGCTTTTATTTCAGGATTGATTCCGCTGTGTATTGCTTCTGGTGCAGGTGCTGTGGGGAACCGTTCTATCGGAACTGCGGCTGCAGGCGGTATGTTAATTGGAACTTTGTTTGGTCTGGTAATTATTCCAGGACTTTACATTTTGTTTGCCAAACTTGAAAAAGCAATGAATAAATCTAAAGCATAA
- a CDS encoding efflux RND transporter periplasmic adaptor subunit, with translation MNIYKNPFLLFTLSLFVLVSCGDKAKKNSENIKTLPVYKVTLKDTIVSSKFVADVHAKNNVEIHVRIPGLLEKVYVSEGQKVKKGQILFKISDVELQIQLLKAEAVFKSAKADLRIATVELEQAQTLFNKKVIADKELELSKAKHEAASAKLAHAAAERKAINQQISFTTIRAPFDGTVDRIPFKEGSLVENGSLLTTVSQLDDVYAYFSIPENTYFQMMEDKTLNTQGDIKLVLPNGMVYDQKGELRTADGEIDRQTGSIQYKAKFHNPQGFIKHGTSGKLIISEPKTNAILIPQKAVFSIQDKQYVFLVKKDGVVKMTNVTIGSTLDDVYILNDGLKNDDLIVQEGTQSLRDGDKINIKQM, from the coding sequence ATGAATATTTATAAAAATCCATTCCTTTTATTCACCTTATCATTGTTCGTTTTAGTCTCGTGTGGTGATAAAGCAAAAAAGAATTCCGAAAACATTAAAACACTTCCTGTATACAAAGTCACCTTAAAAGACACTATAGTTTCGAGCAAATTTGTTGCCGATGTACATGCTAAAAACAATGTAGAAATCCACGTTAGAATTCCTGGTTTACTAGAAAAAGTTTATGTAAGCGAAGGACAAAAAGTTAAAAAAGGACAAATCTTATTTAAAATAAGCGATGTCGAACTTCAAATTCAGCTGCTGAAAGCCGAAGCTGTTTTCAAAAGCGCAAAAGCCGATTTAAGAATCGCAACCGTAGAATTAGAACAAGCACAAACTCTTTTTAATAAAAAAGTAATTGCCGACAAAGAATTAGAATTATCTAAAGCAAAACATGAAGCGGCTTCTGCGAAATTAGCCCACGCTGCCGCAGAAAGAAAAGCAATTAACCAGCAGATTAGTTTTACGACAATCCGTGCGCCGTTTGACGGAACTGTAGATAGAATTCCGTTTAAAGAAGGAAGTTTAGTAGAAAATGGTTCATTATTGACTACCGTTTCTCAGCTGGATGACGTTTACGCTTATTTTTCAATTCCTGAAAATACATATTTCCAAATGATGGAAGACAAAACCCTTAATACACAAGGAGATATAAAACTTGTCTTGCCAAACGGAATGGTTTACGATCAAAAAGGAGAATTAAGAACTGCCGACGGAGAAATCGACAGACAAACGGGTTCTATTCAATATAAAGCCAAATTTCACAATCCGCAGGGATTTATCAAACACGGAACTTCGGGTAAACTGATTATTTCAGAACCAAAAACCAATGCAATTTTAATTCCGCAGAAAGCTGTTTTTTCGATTCAGGACAAACAATATGTATTTCTGGTAAAAAAAGATGGAGTAGTTAAAATGACCAATGTTACAATTGGAAGTACTCTAGATGATGTTTACATCCTAAATGATGGTCTAAAAAATGACGACCTGATTGTACAGGAAGGTACGCAATCATTGAGAGACGGCGATAAAATCAACATCAAACAAATGTAG
- a CDS encoding nuclear transport factor 2 family protein — translation MSNQFQDVIRRAYHAFNERNIDNCLSTMQEDVKWSKAWEGGYISGHDEIRQYWTRQWAEINPKVDPVGFAERENDSLEVLVQQNVKDLQGNLIFDGLVKHVYTFEDGLIKTMDIELVQED, via the coding sequence ATGTCAAATCAATTCCAAGATGTAATTAGAAGAGCGTATCATGCTTTTAACGAAAGAAATATAGACAACTGCCTATCGACAATGCAGGAAGATGTAAAATGGTCAAAGGCTTGGGAAGGTGGCTATATTAGTGGACACGACGAAATTAGACAATATTGGACAAGACAATGGGCAGAAATTAATCCGAAAGTAGATCCAGTTGGTTTTGCTGAAAGGGAAAATGACAGTTTAGAAGTTTTAGTACAGCAAAATGTAAAAGACCTGCAAGGTAATTTGATTTTTGATGGTCTAGTTAAGCATGTTTATACTTTTGAGGATGGCTTGATTAAGACTATGGATATTGAGTTGGTTCAAGAAGATTAG
- the pgl gene encoding 6-phosphogluconolactonase yields the protein MIQIYNTTEEINTTAADLFADAAEKAIAAKGKFTAVLTGGSSPAGIYKLLASDAYKNKIDWSKVYIFWGDERWVPLNDDLSNAKMSYSTLLSHVPIPQENIFEMYKDGVTPEEYAATYEQTIKKVLGEEGKFDLILLGMGDDGHTASLFPGEAVLEEQTKWVDAYYLAPQKMYRITLTAPLINKAEKIVVVAFGEKKINALKEVTTGEYNPTLYPMQLIKPVSGELLFLVDKVAAGTN from the coding sequence ATGATACAGATATATAATACAACAGAAGAAATTAATACTACTGCAGCTGATCTTTTTGCAGATGCTGCAGAAAAAGCCATTGCTGCAAAAGGTAAGTTTACAGCAGTTCTTACGGGAGGTTCTTCTCCTGCAGGAATCTATAAATTATTAGCTTCTGACGCTTACAAAAACAAAATAGACTGGAGCAAAGTTTATATTTTTTGGGGCGACGAACGCTGGGTACCTTTAAACGACGATCTTAGCAATGCTAAAATGTCTTACTCGACATTATTAAGCCACGTTCCTATTCCGCAGGAAAACATTTTTGAAATGTACAAAGACGGCGTTACGCCAGAAGAGTATGCTGCAACATACGAACAGACTATTAAAAAGGTTTTAGGCGAAGAAGGAAAATTTGACCTGATTTTATTAGGTATGGGAGATGACGGCCACACCGCTTCTCTTTTCCCAGGTGAAGCCGTTCTAGAAGAGCAAACCAAATGGGTTGATGCTTATTATTTAGCTCCTCAAAAAATGTATCGCATCACGCTTACAGCTCCGTTAATTAATAAAGCGGAAAAAATTGTGGTGGTGGCTTTTGGAGAAAAGAAAATCAACGCTTTGAAAGAAGTGACAACTGGAGAATACAATCCAACATTATATCCAATGCAATTGATTAAACCAGTTTCTGGTGAGTTATTGTTTTTGGTGGATAAAGTTGCTGCTGGAACGAATTAA
- the zwf gene encoding glucose-6-phosphate dehydrogenase encodes MTKNKLKNPTIIVIFGGTGDLAKRKLFPAFQNLYLDGRLSEKFQIIALGRAEKSNEDFRSYVLENLNAFSRKKGISDPETEKFLSHITYHSLDIDKEESYIGLNEKINNFDLAFGERANRLFYLSITPSFISTISSNIKKIGLAANSKQDRIIIEKPFGYDKASAIELNEMLSQTFKEEQIYRIDHYLGKETVQNILAFRFGNSMFEPLWSRNFIDFVQITVAEEVGVEERGGFYEGVGALKDMIQNHLLQILCMTAMEAPASLAADDIRNRKADVLKSIRRIKPEEVDHYIVRGQYDAGTINGKPVPGYRQDKGIAPDSNTETYVAMKIYLDNWRWQGIPFYLRSGKRMEEKQSSIIIQFKPVPHSAFSYGKEGMTPNRLIINIQPAMDIKLQFMTKKPGLSLALRPAEMVFDYFACSTMSPEAYETLLADALAGDPTLFMRWDQVEEAWDAIDTIQQVWKTTAPTNFPNYKAGSWGPEEADELLARQGHKWIPNTQNVKKEEEVLNDTDI; translated from the coding sequence ATGACTAAAAATAAACTAAAAAATCCAACAATCATTGTTATTTTTGGAGGAACCGGAGACTTGGCAAAGAGAAAGCTCTTCCCTGCTTTTCAAAATCTGTACCTTGACGGACGTTTGTCTGAGAAGTTTCAGATTATTGCCCTTGGAAGAGCAGAAAAATCGAATGAAGATTTTCGCAGTTATGTCTTAGAAAACCTAAATGCTTTTTCAAGAAAAAAAGGAATTTCTGATCCAGAAACTGAAAAATTTCTTTCTCATATCACTTACCACAGCCTTGATATTGACAAAGAAGAATCGTACATCGGATTGAACGAGAAAATCAACAATTTTGACCTTGCTTTTGGCGAACGTGCCAATCGTTTGTTTTATTTGTCGATTACACCTTCTTTTATCTCTACCATTTCTAGTAATATCAAGAAAATCGGCCTTGCTGCAAATTCGAAGCAGGATCGTATTATTATAGAAAAACCTTTTGGTTACGATAAAGCTTCTGCAATCGAATTGAATGAAATGCTTTCGCAGACTTTCAAAGAAGAACAGATTTATAGAATCGACCATTATTTAGGGAAAGAAACTGTGCAGAATATCTTGGCTTTCCGTTTTGGAAATTCAATGTTCGAACCTTTATGGAGCCGTAATTTTATCGATTTTGTTCAGATTACCGTAGCAGAAGAAGTCGGTGTTGAAGAACGCGGCGGATTTTACGAAGGAGTTGGCGCCTTAAAAGATATGATTCAGAACCATTTGCTTCAAATTTTATGTATGACGGCAATGGAAGCGCCTGCATCATTAGCAGCAGATGATATTCGTAATCGTAAAGCAGATGTTTTAAAATCGATTCGTCGTATTAAACCAGAAGAAGTTGACCACTATATTGTTAGAGGTCAGTACGATGCTGGAACTATCAACGGAAAACCAGTTCCAGGATATCGTCAGGATAAAGGAATTGCACCAGATTCTAATACAGAAACTTACGTAGCAATGAAAATTTATCTGGACAACTGGAGATGGCAAGGAATTCCGTTTTACTTACGTTCTGGAAAAAGAATGGAAGAAAAACAATCCTCTATTATTATCCAGTTTAAACCAGTGCCACATTCTGCATTTTCTTATGGAAAAGAAGGCATGACACCAAACCGACTGATTATCAATATTCAGCCGGCAATGGATATTAAATTACAGTTTATGACCAAAAAACCAGGTTTATCTCTGGCTTTAAGACCTGCCGAAATGGTTTTTGATTATTTCGCCTGCTCTACAATGTCACCCGAAGCTTATGAAACGTTGCTAGCAGATGCTTTGGCAGGAGATCCTACCCTATTTATGCGTTGGGATCAGGTAGAAGAAGCTTGGGATGCCATTGATACAATCCAGCAAGTATGGAAAACAACTGCGCCAACCAATTTCCCAAATTACAAAGCAGGAAGCTGGGGACCAGAGGAAGCAGACGAACTACTGGCACGTCAAGGACACAAATGGATTCCGAACACACAAAACGTTAAAAAAGAAGAAGAAGTTTTAAATGATACAGATATATAA